Proteins co-encoded in one Methanothermobacter sp. genomic window:
- a CDS encoding 7-carboxy-7-deazaguanine synthase QueE, protein MRAPIMEVFSSIQGEGLLVGCRQIFIRFAGCNLNCRYCDTPESRDPKRGELTNIKDLKFKIKELETPDLHSISLTGGEPLLYADFIKNLLHETNYRFLLETNGSLPGEIKKIAHLIDYASVDIKLPEHVDSEEIIEKEIRSINILIKRGVNTYLKVVVLPTMPPPYMGQVAQKLQEEISEPSKTPIVIQPSSPLDYWIGSAPRLLRISEEIGRHFKVRLIPQVHKILDLK, encoded by the coding sequence ATGAGAGCCCCTATAATGGAGGTCTTTTCCAGCATACAAGGGGAGGGGCTCTTGGTTGGGTGCAGGCAAATATTCATAAGATTTGCAGGTTGTAACCTCAACTGCAGATACTGCGACACTCCCGAGAGCAGAGACCCCAAAAGGGGAGAATTGACCAATATAAAAGATCTTAAATTTAAGATAAAAGAACTTGAGACTCCTGATCTTCATTCAATCAGTTTAACAGGTGGGGAACCTTTACTTTACGCCGATTTTATAAAAAATCTATTGCATGAAACTAATTATAGGTTCCTGTTAGAAACTAACGGATCTTTACCAGGTGAAATCAAAAAAATAGCCCATCTTATCGATTATGCATCTGTTGATATAAAATTACCAGAACATGTTGATAGTGAGGAAATTATAGAAAAAGAAATCAGGTCCATAAACATATTAATAAAAAGAGGTGTAAATACATATCTCAAGGTGGTGGTCCTTCCAACTATGCCCCCACCCTATATGGGACAAGTAGCCCAGAAACTCCAAGAGGAGATTTCAGAACCCTCCAAGACCCCCATAGTGATCCAACCAAGCAGTCCATTGGATTACTGGATTGGGAGCGCTCCTCGACTGTTAAGGATTTCAGAGGAAATTGGAAGACACTTTAAGGTACGGTTAATACCCCAGGTTCACAAAATTTTAGATCTAAAATAG
- a CDS encoding 6-carboxytetrahydropterin synthase — protein sequence MKIIIEGIHANLRFSAAHMIPEHETCGVIHGHSYIVDVEVEGKPTGKHGFIVDFKDVKGIMRRICKRLDHRLLVPLKSPVMDIQVSDEKVEFQVAGKEYKIPREDCCLLPIESTSAEGLAEYFAKRLYEELKKYNKMIRNVKVCVNEGIGQGAIFTYPGVDRI from the coding sequence TTGAAGATAATCATAGAGGGTATACATGCTAATTTGAGATTTTCAGCAGCACATATGATACCCGAGCATGAAACATGTGGCGTCATCCATGGACACTCCTATATAGTTGATGTGGAAGTGGAAGGCAAGCCAACAGGAAAACATGGTTTCATAGTTGACTTCAAAGATGTTAAGGGTATAATGCGTAGAATCTGTAAAAGATTGGATCACCGTCTGTTAGTGCCATTGAAAAGTCCGGTAATGGACATCCAAGTAAGTGATGAGAAGGTAGAATTTCAAGTTGCAGGTAAAGAATATAAAATACCAAGGGAGGATTGCTGCCTATTACCTATAGAATCCACTTCTGCAGAGGGACTTGCAGAATATTTCGCTAAGAGGCTCTATGAAGAGCTGAAAAAGTATAATAAGATGATAAGAAATGTCAAAGTTTGTGTGAATGAGGGTATAGGACAAGGCGCTATTTTCACCTACCCGGGAGTGGATAGAATATGA
- a CDS encoding DUF366 family protein, with protein sequence MIHEHLKDGILYDGTQIRPNWALNELNIKGPSIITWIGPMNIKDIIDYEDKNLEIKAEKMAHFIVEHFDEQPANLRLCYHRQRMLVMILQEELWEHDIPTKREGDDLYIGTGKLTVSVATAAVSSMKIHLGMNITSKGTPADVETVGILDYKDLGEDDIIKIVKNVAKKYIQEIKLIEEDIAKTRTG encoded by the coding sequence ATGATACATGAACACCTCAAGGATGGAATATTATATGATGGCACCCAGATAAGACCCAACTGGGCCCTTAATGAACTCAATATCAAAGGCCCAAGTATAATAACATGGATCGGGCCCATGAACATAAAAGACATCATAGACTACGAGGACAAAAACCTTGAAATAAAGGCCGAGAAGATGGCCCATTTCATAGTAGAACATTTTGATGAACAACCAGCGAATCTAAGATTATGTTATCATCGTCAAAGGATGCTTGTAATGATACTTCAAGAAGAATTATGGGAACATGACATACCCACAAAGAGGGAAGGTGACGACCTCTACATAGGCACTGGGAAACTTACTGTGTCAGTGGCCACGGCAGCAGTCTCAAGCATGAAAATACACCTTGGAATGAACATAACAAGCAAAGGAACCCCCGCGGATGTTGAAACAGTTGGAATACTAGATTACAAGGACTTGGGAGAAGATGACATAATAAAAATCGTGAAAAATGTGGCCAAGAAGTACATCCAAGAGATCAAATTAATAGAAGAGGATATTGCAAAGACAAGAACAGGGTGA
- a CDS encoding DNA-binding protein — translation MIVKRIKPSQDLKEELLKIKGSGIIVSGIGSLKRATLRLADEKIVKIEGPFEIISMQGTITADGIHVHMAIANKNGKIIGGHLKGGCMVHTTVEIAILPYNGILRRLKDEETGFMELDIGGP, via the coding sequence ATGATAGTCAAGAGAATAAAACCCTCCCAAGACTTGAAAGAAGAACTTTTAAAGATAAAGGGTAGTGGCATAATAGTATCAGGTATAGGGAGTCTTAAAAGAGCCACTTTAAGGTTAGCAGATGAAAAAATAGTGAAAATTGAAGGCCCCTTTGAGATAATATCCATGCAAGGTACAATCACGGCAGATGGCATACATGTACACATGGCAATAGCCAACAAAAACGGGAAAATAATAGGAGGACACCTAAAGGGAGGATGCATGGTCCACACAACAGTAGAAATCGCAATTTTGCCATACAATGGGATTTTAAGAAGATTAAAGGATGAAGAAACTGGCTTCATGGAATTAGATATAGGAGGGCCTTGA